In Hippoglossus stenolepis isolate QCI-W04-F060 chromosome 20, HSTE1.2, whole genome shotgun sequence, the following are encoded in one genomic region:
- the mrpl19 gene encoding 39S ribosomal protein L19, mitochondrial translates to MAARSTGLDRFILSLRLLRNLQLKNERFVCTSVRLGSSDPPKFAPPPRPVIIDKTQSVTSLRKFLSPEFIPPRQRTEPLKFSMERKDMIRRRKVLNIPEFYAGSVLAVTMADPNASGKTNRFVGICIQRGGKGLGATFVLRNIIDNQGVEICYELYSPRIQSIDVLKLEKRLDDNLMYLRDAMPEYSTVDPNMKPVPFSPTGEVSVNKLKVRMRPKPWQKHWERPNFNIQGIRYDLCMTPHQAEFVQKWAEPWREYDMLKEYDTSKLEEQILKEVQQEMSK, encoded by the exons ATGGCCGCCCGCAGCACAGGGCTCGACAGGTTCATCCTTTCTCTGAGGTTGTTGCGGAACTTGCAGCTCAAGAATGAAC gcTTCGTGTGCACGTCTGTGCGTCTCGGGAGCAGCGACCCTCCCAAATTCGCTCCTCCACCCAGACCCGTCATCATAGACAAGACTCAGTCTGTGACGTCTCTGCGGAA GTTCCTGAGCCCCGAGTTCATCCCCCCACGACAGAGGACCGAGCCCCTGAAGTTCTCCATGGAGAGAAAGGACATGATCCGCAGGAGGAAGGTGCTCAACATCCCCGAGTTCTACGCAG GGAGTGTCCTGGCGGTGACCATGGCCGACCCTAATGCCAGCGGGAAAACGAACCGCTTTGTTGGGATCTGCATCCAGAGAGGTGGGAAAGGCCTCGGAGCCACGTTCGTCCTGAGGAACATCATCGACAACCAAG gtGTGGAGATTTGCTACGAGCTGTACAGTCCTCGTATCCAGAGCATCGACGTGCTGAAGCTGGAGAAACGTCTGGACGACAACCTGATGTATCTGAGAGATGCCATGCCCGAGTACAGCACCGTGGACCCCAACATGAAGCCCGTGCCCTTCTCCCCGACCGGAGAGGTTTCTGTCAACAAG CTCAAAGTGAGGATGCGCCCCAAGCCGTGGCAGAAACACTGGGAACGGCCGAATTTCAACATCCAGGGCATCCGCTACGACTTGTGTATGACCCCCCATCAGGCGGAGTTCGTGCAGAAGTGGGCGGAGCCGTGGCGGGAGTACGACATGCTGAAGGAGTACGACACGTCCAAGCTGGAGGAGCAGATCCTCAAGGAGGTGCAGCAGGAGATGAGCAAGTGA